TGTCTTTCGTCCATCCTTTTCTTCCTGACGGTTCATTCCATACTCAACCTTCAGAATATTATCCCATTTAATATTTTCCTTATTATAAATGGCATGCCAATCAAATCTTAAAAGCGCAGTAACAATATTGTCCCCCCCGGCATTCCAGTTACTATAATAATTTTCACTAAACAATGCCTCCGCCTTTGTATCAGATTTCCAATAAGTAGTATCGCGTGCTATAGGAACAATTTTAACTTTAGGATATTTAGACAGGAAATCAACTACTGTAGAATCAACGATAATCTGAGCATTAGCATACAACGCTTGAAACAAGAAAAATATTAGGACTATATATTTTTTCATTAAAAAAGGGTGATTATGAGGGTAGCAAAGTTATTAATTTAGTGATTTATTAAAAATTTCAATCAATTTTTCTTTTATCTTATTAACCGAAATTCCCATTTCTTCATGAAGCTCCAAAGGTTTTCCATGATCAATAAAATAATCATCGGCTGCAAGTGAAATTATTCTGTTTTTCCTGGAATTTTCATTCGCCCATTCAATAACAGCACTACCAAATCCTCCGGATTTCACTCCATCTTCCACAGTTAGTACAGTTCTATAATCATCAAATATTCCCGACAGCAACTCTTCATCCAATGGCTTTACAAACAGCATATTAAAATGCCCTGTTTTTTCCTGTAATTCCGCATCCAGTAAACTTATCGCATCTGAAACAAAATTACCGGGATGTCCTATCGAAACTACTGCAATTTCAGTTCCTTTCCTGATTATTTCCCCTTTACCTATTTCTATTTTTTTTGGATTATTCCTCCATTGTTCAAGTACACCATTTCCTCTTGGATACCTGATAGAAAAAGGCCTTCCGGAATTCACTGCTGTAAACATCAGGTTTCGCAGATCATTTTCGTTCATAGGGGCCGAAACCACCATGTTTGGAATAGTACGCAACCAGGCCATATCTAAAGTACCATGATGAGTAGCCCCATCTTCGCCAACTACTCCTCCGCGATCGATACAAAACACTACGGGCAGGTTTTGAATTGCAACATCATGAACTACCTGATCATAGGCTCTTTGCAAAAATGTAGAATAAATTACCACAACAGGCTTCATCCCCCGAGTAGCCATTCCTGCAGCTAAAGTAACCGCATGCTGTTCGGCTATTCCAACATCAAAAGCCCTTTCCGGATATTTATCCATCATATACTTTAATGAACTCCCGCTGGGCATTGCCGGAGTTATTCCAACTATATCTTTATCCTTGTCGGCTAATTCTACAATTGTTTCTCCAAAAACATCCTGATACCTTAAAGGTAAACCGCCTGAGCCCTCTTTCAAAGGAAGACCCGTTTCTAAATCAAACTTACCCGGCGCATGAAACCTAACCTGATCTTCTTCCGCCTTTTTATAACCTTTTCCCTTTGTTGTTACTACATGAAGAAATTTAGGTCCATCATGTCCTTTAAGCTCATTTAACACATGGATAAGATCTTCTAAATTATGACCGTCAACCGGACCAAAGTATTTAAAATTTAAAGCTTCAAATATATTCTTCGACTCACAGCCATCTTTCTTTACAGAGGCCAAATAATCCTTAAGAGCTCCAACATTAGGATCGATAGCCATGGCGTTATCATTTAGAACAACAAGGATGTCGGCACCCGCTACTCCTGCATGATTTAATCCTTCAAAAGCCATCCCTGAGGCGATTGAAGCATCACCAATTACGGCTATATGTTTTCGTATTTCTCCTTTGATTTTAGAGGCAATAGCCATTCCTAAAACAGCAGAAATGGATGTTGAAGAATGTCCTGTTCCGAATGCATCATATTTACTCTCGCTCATTTTAGGAAATCCGCTAACTCCTCCTTTTTGACGGTTGGTATGAAAATCTTTTCTCCTTCCTGTGATTAATTTATGAACATAAGCCTGATGACCAACATCCCATACCAGTTTATCATTTGGAGTATCGAAAATATAATGTAAGGCTAAAGTAAGTTCAACCACTCCTAAACTTGCCCCTAAATGCCCCTCCTTGGCTGACACCTGGTGAAGTATAAAATCTCTAAGTTCTTTTGCCAAAGAGCCAAGTTCATTTACAGAAAGTTTTTTTATATCGAGGGGTGATTCAATATTTTCCAGTAAGGACATTTATTTCTATTTTTTTTACGAATCAAAGGTAAGGAAATGTAGATATCTTTTTATTAAATGTATTCATTTTGCATGAGGGTTATTCGGCTCCGCTCAGAAACCTGATATTTTATTCAAAGCGTGAGGGATTGCTGCGCATCCCTCTACATTGTGTTGAAAACATCAAAAAAGAAAAATGAATTTCCCTTTTTTTCTATTTATTCAAAGCGTGAGGGATTGCTACGCATCCCTCTACATTGTGTTGAAAACATCAAAAAA
This genomic stretch from Bacteroidota bacterium harbors:
- a CDS encoding 1-deoxy-D-xylulose-5-phosphate synthase is translated as MSLLENIESPLDIKKLSVNELGSLAKELRDFILHQVSAKEGHLGASLGVVELTLALHYIFDTPNDKLVWDVGHQAYVHKLITGRRKDFHTNRQKGGVSGFPKMSESKYDAFGTGHSSTSISAVLGMAIASKIKGEIRKHIAVIGDASIASGMAFEGLNHAGVAGADILVVLNDNAMAIDPNVGALKDYLASVKKDGCESKNIFEALNFKYFGPVDGHNLEDLIHVLNELKGHDGPKFLHVVTTKGKGYKKAEEDQVRFHAPGKFDLETGLPLKEGSGGLPLRYQDVFGETIVELADKDKDIVGITPAMPSGSSLKYMMDKYPERAFDVGIAEQHAVTLAAGMATRGMKPVVVIYSTFLQRAYDQVVHDVAIQNLPVVFCIDRGGVVGEDGATHHGTLDMAWLRTIPNMVVSAPMNENDLRNLMFTAVNSGRPFSIRYPRGNGVLEQWRNNPKKIEIGKGEIIRKGTEIAVVSIGHPGNFVSDAISLLDAELQEKTGHFNMLFVKPLDEELLSGIFDDYRTVLTVEDGVKSGGFGSAVIEWANENSRKNRIISLAADDYFIDHGKPLELHEEMGISVNKIKEKLIEIFNKSLN